The Pseudomonadota bacterium genome includes a region encoding these proteins:
- a CDS encoding SDR family NAD(P)-dependent oxidoreductase, whose amino-acid sequence MNTNNIKAVITGGVSGLGLAVAEHFVSLGGKVALLDVNDDKAGEAVSGLGEGNAKFFRTDVTSESQVEQVLSEAEDWLGEINVAVNCAGILGAGRVLGREAPMPLETFSGAVRVNLIGSFNVAKAAANLMQHNEPNDDGERGVIINTASVAAYEGQIGQAAYSASKGGIVAMTLPIARELTRFGIRVMTIAPGVFHTPMADVMPEHVRQALADAIPFPKRLGKPEEFARLAAHIVENAYFNGTTLRLDGAVRLEPK is encoded by the coding sequence ATGAACACCAACAACATCAAGGCCGTCATTACCGGTGGTGTATCGGGGCTGGGTCTTGCCGTCGCCGAGCACTTCGTTTCGCTTGGCGGCAAGGTCGCCCTGCTCGACGTCAACGATGACAAGGCCGGTGAGGCCGTATCCGGCCTCGGCGAAGGCAATGCGAAGTTCTTCAGGACCGACGTCACCAGCGAATCACAGGTCGAGCAGGTGCTGTCCGAGGCAGAGGACTGGCTGGGCGAAATCAACGTCGCGGTCAACTGCGCCGGCATTCTGGGCGCCGGTCGCGTTCTCGGTCGCGAGGCACCAATGCCGCTGGAGACGTTCTCGGGAGCCGTCAGGGTCAATCTGATCGGCAGTTTCAATGTAGCCAAGGCTGCAGCCAATCTGATGCAGCACAATGAACCCAACGACGACGGTGAACGCGGCGTGATTATCAACACCGCGTCCGTGGCCGCCTATGAGGGCCAGATCGGCCAGGCTGCCTACTCGGCCTCCAAGGGCGGCATTGTGGCCATGACCCTGCCGATCGCCCGCGAGCTGACTCGCTTTGGCATTCGCGTCATGACCATCGCGCCAGGTGTCTTTCACACGCCGATGGCCGACGTCATGCCGGAACACGTGCGCCAGGCGCTGGCCGATGCCATTCCTTTTCCCAAACGCCTGGGCAAGCCGGAGGAATTCGCGCGCCTGGCGGCACACATCGTCGAAAACGCCTACTTCAACGGCACCACCCTGCGGCTCGACGGCGCCGTGCGGCTGGAGCCCAAGTAA